Proteins from a single region of Undibacterium sp. KW1:
- a CDS encoding alginate lyase family protein, whose translation MKNNPGRIISSLILALLAFPCHAQTSVTSAQPMMISAERFAVLRQEPARWAALRKRCDKELTQPTHAVADYSPARHYTADGVSHDPSGKYLNTDAGVAYRAALCYQLSHDVVYARHTQQIADAWGKTLAHVSKDQGAAELNFNIPQLVIAASWVRNASPWDDSDFIAMLQKVALPLSHADKANNHGNWGVLMDASIAAYTSNSKQLERAQQRWQTLLSNQVAEDGSMPLEICRSNTNNFCGGPDKGINGISYTHYTLHPATITAEIFMQLGKNLYQTDAGKKLSLAYQRAAEWTRYPERFPYYASNQGKLNGINNTAYFLILQAHTMNDDAAEIIKQGKPGSNSMELVLLYGR comes from the coding sequence ATGAAAAATAATCCAGGCCGTATCATATCCAGTCTCATTCTGGCCTTGCTCGCCTTCCCCTGCCATGCACAGACCAGTGTCACATCAGCGCAGCCCATGATGATCAGTGCAGAACGCTTTGCCGTCTTGCGGCAGGAACCCGCACGCTGGGCAGCATTGCGCAAGCGCTGCGATAAAGAATTGACGCAACCCACCCATGCCGTGGCTGATTACAGCCCGGCGCGCCATTACACGGCTGACGGCGTCAGCCACGACCCCAGCGGCAAATACCTGAACACTGATGCCGGGGTAGCCTATCGCGCGGCTCTCTGCTACCAGCTCAGTCATGACGTCGTCTATGCGCGCCACACCCAGCAAATCGCCGATGCCTGGGGCAAGACGCTGGCGCATGTATCAAAAGACCAGGGTGCGGCTGAGCTCAATTTCAATATTCCGCAACTTGTGATCGCCGCCAGCTGGGTGCGCAATGCCAGCCCCTGGGACGACAGTGACTTCATCGCCATGCTGCAAAAAGTAGCGCTGCCACTGTCACATGCCGACAAGGCCAATAACCACGGCAATTGGGGCGTGCTGATGGATGCCAGTATTGCCGCCTATACCAGCAACAGCAAGCAACTGGAACGCGCACAACAACGCTGGCAAACCCTGTTATCTAACCAGGTTGCAGAAGATGGCAGCATGCCGCTGGAAATTTGCCGCAGCAACACCAATAATTTTTGCGGCGGCCCCGACAAAGGCATCAACGGTATCAGCTATACCCATTACACCCTGCATCCCGCCACCATCACGGCAGAAATTTTTATGCAACTCGGAAAAAATTTATACCAAACGGACGCAGGCAAGAAACTGTCCCTGGCTTACCAGCGCGCTGCGGAATGGACGCGTTACCCTGAACGATTCCCCTACTATGCCAGCAACCAGGGCAAGCTCAATGGCATCAATAACACCGCCTATTTCCTGATCCTGCAAGCCCACACCATGAATGACGACGCTGCAGAAATCATCAAGCAGGGCAAGCCGGGTTCAAACAGCATGGAACTGGTGCTGTTGTATGGTCGTTGA
- a CDS encoding DUF1877 family protein encodes MSIVAYYVQVSLEQLQLLRQKPVLLWQMKNDARFAKAAMLDVDQDWQVISWLASPKKRLEQQDYVARMHVLDREERGTKKTDKEAFKKAVEQEMRKMGNQPQDTDAMPTDPLLKGIEGRCDKAQRDTAINFGLGGPCVYAPTEVKAIADAFALTKESAIKSQFNRVTMAKYDVGGMSWKEEKDSVYEDFLLPSYRAVSQFYQSAAKAQHYVLVIYN; translated from the coding sequence ATGAGCATCGTTGCTTACTACGTACAGGTCTCCCTTGAACAACTACAACTGCTCAGGCAAAAACCTGTGCTCTTGTGGCAAATGAAAAATGATGCACGCTTTGCCAAAGCCGCCATGCTGGACGTCGATCAGGACTGGCAAGTGATTTCATGGCTGGCTTCGCCCAAAAAACGTCTTGAGCAGCAAGACTATGTGGCCCGCATGCATGTACTTGACCGTGAAGAACGCGGTACAAAAAAGACAGATAAAGAAGCTTTTAAAAAAGCCGTCGAGCAAGAAATGCGCAAGATGGGTAATCAGCCGCAAGATACTGACGCCATGCCTACCGACCCGCTATTGAAGGGCATAGAAGGGCGTTGTGATAAAGCGCAACGTGATACGGCGATCAATTTTGGCCTGGGTGGCCCCTGCGTTTATGCACCAACTGAAGTCAAGGCAATTGCAGATGCCTTTGCACTTACCAAAGAATCTGCGATCAAGTCGCAATTCAACCGCGTCACAATGGCAAAATATGATGTAGGTGGCATGTCCTGGAAAGAAGAAAAAGATAGCGTCTATGAAGACTTCCTCCTGCCATCTTACCGCGCCGTCAGCCAGTTTTATCAGTCTGCCGCCAAGGCGCAGCATTATGTGCTGGTGATTTATAATTGA
- a CDS encoding Crp/Fnr family transcriptional regulator has translation MNPDQALPGFRLVGAGTTFQSRDICDMVSESQLFADLDWKDIEALAAYLQCYEVSAGTTIFREGEAGSYMCLLVKGEVGILKTDLDGTPHRIVSVGHGKTIGEMSIIDGEKRSATCLASQTSILLLLTKDNYQRIIREKPALAVQILARLAKLMSQRLRSVSGQLVEFL, from the coding sequence ATGAACCCAGATCAAGCTTTGCCAGGTTTTCGTCTCGTCGGCGCAGGCACGACTTTTCAGTCGCGTGATATCTGCGATATGGTCTCTGAATCGCAACTGTTTGCCGACCTTGACTGGAAAGACATCGAGGCCCTGGCGGCCTATCTGCAATGCTATGAAGTCTCGGCAGGCACGACCATCTTCAGGGAGGGCGAAGCCGGTTCCTACATGTGCCTGCTGGTCAAGGGGGAAGTCGGGATACTCAAAACTGATCTCGACGGCACACCACACCGCATCGTCTCGGTAGGCCACGGCAAGACCATAGGCGAGATGTCCATCATCGATGGCGAAAAACGCTCCGCCACCTGCCTCGCCTCACAAACCAGTATCCTGCTCCTGCTGACCAAGGACAATTACCAGCGCATCATCCGCGAAAAGCCAGCACTGGCAGTACAAATCCTGGCACGGCTGGCCAAACTCATGAGCCAGCGCCTGCGCAGTGTGAGCGGGCAACTGGTGGAGTTTTTGTGA
- a CDS encoding AraC family transcriptional regulator → MQTSHQTAAYPSSSPSLADMVGNIIQADGDCTTQVPGLIMVRRSKVTDPMPCFYGLGLGVTVQGSKRVNLGEEVFDYVPGQSLVTSVDLPVVSYVTSASSTQPFLGMYLMLDALAITQCAAGMTFAAPLKATTSLAMSVVTMEEGLLDAITRLVRLLDEPQLVPMLAPLIQQEIIVRLLNGEHGPVLRHLVTAGSTGQQIARVIAWLKQNYTEDVAIDELASKAHMSASTFRLHFRTVAGMSPLQYLKHLRLQNARQIMLIEDIDASSAALRVGYESASQFSREYTRLFGEPPLRDVRRMRMGM, encoded by the coding sequence ATGCAGACCTCACACCAGACCGCCGCCTATCCATCATCCAGCCCCTCCCTGGCTGACATGGTCGGCAACATTATTCAGGCAGACGGCGACTGTACCACTCAGGTACCAGGCTTGATCATGGTCAGGCGCAGCAAGGTCACCGACCCCATGCCCTGTTTCTATGGCCTGGGCTTGGGTGTCACCGTGCAAGGCAGCAAGCGCGTGAACCTGGGGGAAGAGGTATTTGATTATGTGCCAGGACAATCCCTGGTCACCTCAGTCGATTTGCCGGTAGTGTCTTATGTCACCAGTGCCAGCAGCACGCAACCATTTCTGGGCATGTACCTGATGCTTGATGCCCTGGCCATTACCCAGTGCGCCGCTGGCATGACCTTCGCAGCGCCCCTGAAAGCCACGACATCGCTGGCGATGTCCGTTGTGACCATGGAGGAGGGCTTGCTGGACGCCATCACCCGCCTGGTGCGCCTGCTTGATGAACCGCAACTCGTGCCCATGCTGGCGCCGCTGATACAGCAAGAGATCATCGTCCGCCTGCTCAATGGCGAGCATGGCCCGGTCTTGCGCCACCTGGTCACCGCTGGCTCAACGGGCCAGCAAATTGCCCGCGTCATCGCCTGGCTCAAGCAGAATTACACCGAGGACGTTGCCATTGATGAACTGGCCAGCAAGGCCCACATGAGCGCCTCCACCTTCAGGCTGCACTTCCGCACCGTGGCAGGCATGAGCCCCTTGCAATACCTGAAACACCTGCGCCTGCAAAACGCCCGCCAGATCATGCTCATTGAAGACATCGACGCCAGCAGTGCAGCATTAAGAGTGGGCTATGAAAGCGCCTCACAGTTCAGCCGTGAATACACACGGCTGTTTGGTGAACCGCCATTGCGCGATGTCCGGCGTATGCGGATGGGGATGTGA
- a CDS encoding (2Fe-2S)-binding protein, translated as MINSTINGKNTSVDVAPDTPVLWALRDTLGLTGTKFGCGAALCGACTVHLNGQAIRSCVTPISAVAGQKITTIEAMSQDKVGKAVQAAWVKHDVAQCGYCQSGQIMSATALLKTNKKPSDADIDSAMAGNICRCGTYVRIRAAIHDAASTLA; from the coding sequence ATGATCAACTCAACTATTAATGGCAAGAATACCAGCGTCGATGTCGCACCCGACACGCCTGTGCTATGGGCCCTGCGCGATACCCTGGGCCTGACTGGTACCAAGTTTGGCTGCGGTGCCGCCTTGTGCGGTGCCTGCACCGTGCATTTGAACGGCCAGGCCATACGCTCTTGCGTGACACCCATCTCTGCCGTTGCGGGCCAAAAAATCACCACCATCGAAGCCATGAGCCAGGACAAGGTCGGCAAGGCCGTGCAAGCCGCCTGGGTCAAGCATGACGTGGCCCAGTGCGGTTACTGCCAGAGCGGCCAGATCATGAGTGCCACTGCCCTGCTCAAAACCAACAAGAAGCCCAGCGATGCCGACATCGACAGCGCCATGGCGGGCAATATCTGCCGCTGTGGTACTTACGTACGTATCCGCGCTGCTATCCACGACGCCGCATCCACCTTGGCCTGA